From one Streptomyces sp. 846.5 genomic stretch:
- a CDS encoding SAV2148 family HEPN domain-containing protein codes for MVVPDGGAAGGTARGEAPTTVVRGGPGRTVPHQPGPLEPSLAWPAAAWDEARLRVRRAGRAYVWLNLVEQRLRSVVAEVLRPVYEPVHGEDWVIAAAGPAGEEWVQRAGAVREVSRRKGYLLDPDDDSLVVFLTLPQLRELMVQHWPCFEPFLSDRREVEVALDELEVARHVVSRNRALSENVLAQAERAASRLLQLLDGRVDTTRLRAPVDVVEELVGDRYADVIGVHPDRVRLQRDLPVEDLLAGARRLDAVGISLNLLCQNFTGRRLVGLADSGCRIRLLFLNPASSALRRRERELGIGRGELGKAVETNIMHVRRVRARLRDAGSFEIRVYDEMPRFSAYLVDGDGPDGLGVVQSYLRRSRGIESPALVLRGGTPGPILSGRPPEPGLFQVYQEEFEGAWSDSRSVS; via the coding sequence ATGGTCGTCCCCGACGGGGGTGCCGCGGGAGGCACGGCGCGGGGAGAGGCCCCGACCACGGTCGTCCGAGGCGGCCCGGGGCGGACCGTACCGCACCAGCCGGGCCCGCTGGAGCCCTCGCTGGCCTGGCCCGCGGCGGCCTGGGACGAGGCCAGGCTGCGGGTCCGCAGGGCCGGGCGCGCCTACGTCTGGCTCAACCTGGTCGAGCAGCGGCTGCGCTCGGTCGTCGCCGAGGTGCTGCGCCCGGTCTACGAGCCGGTGCACGGCGAGGACTGGGTGATCGCCGCCGCCGGACCGGCCGGCGAGGAGTGGGTGCAGCGCGCGGGCGCGGTCCGCGAGGTCAGCCGGCGCAAGGGCTATCTGCTGGACCCCGACGACGACTCCCTTGTGGTGTTTCTCACGCTGCCGCAGCTGCGCGAGCTGATGGTCCAGCACTGGCCGTGCTTCGAGCCGTTCCTGAGCGACCGTCGGGAGGTCGAGGTCGCCCTGGACGAGCTGGAGGTCGCCCGGCACGTGGTCTCCCGCAACCGGGCGCTGTCCGAGAACGTGCTGGCCCAGGCCGAGCGGGCGGCGTCCCGGCTGCTGCAGCTGCTGGACGGACGGGTCGACACCACCCGGCTGCGCGCCCCGGTCGACGTGGTCGAGGAGCTGGTCGGCGACCGCTACGCCGACGTCATCGGGGTCCACCCGGACCGGGTCAGGCTGCAGCGGGACCTGCCGGTGGAGGACCTGCTGGCCGGGGCCCGCCGGCTGGACGCGGTGGGGATCTCGCTCAACCTGCTGTGCCAGAACTTCACCGGGCGGCGGCTGGTCGGCCTGGCCGACAGCGGCTGCCGGATCCGGCTGCTCTTCCTCAACCCGGCCAGCAGCGCGCTGCGCCGGCGCGAGCGGGAACTGGGCATCGGCCGCGGCGAGCTGGGCAAGGCCGTGGAGACCAACATCATGCACGTCCGCCGGGTCCGGGCCCGGCTGCGGGACGCCGGCTCCTTCGAGATCCGGGTCTACGACGAGATGCCGCGCTTCTCCGCCTACCTGGTCGACGGGGACGGCCCGGACGGGCTCGGCGTCGTCCAGTCCTATCTGCGCCGCTCCCGCGGCATAGAGTCCCCGGCGCTGGTGCTGCGCGGCGGGACGCCGGGCCCGATCCTCTCCGGACGGCCTCCCGAACCGGGCCTGTTCCAGGTCTACCAGGAGGAGTTCGAGGGCGCCTGGAGCGACTCCCGCTCGGTGTCCTGA
- the glgX gene encoding glycogen debranching protein GlgX, whose protein sequence is MQVWPGHPYPLGATYDGAGTNFAVFSEVAERVELCLLGDDGSETSVELRETDAFVRHAYLPGVQPGQRYGFRVHGPYEPRNGDRCNGSKLLLDPYAKAMSGRVDWDESVYGYHFGSPEQRNDLDSAPHTMASVVVNPFFDWGNDRPPRTDYHRTVIYEAHVKGLTYLHPGIPEEIRGTYAGIAHPAVVEHLVKLGVTAIELMPVHQFVHDHRLVELGLANYWGYNTIGFFAPHNAYSSLGDRGQQVQEFKSMVKALHAAGIEVILDVVYNHTAEGNHLGPTLAFRGLDNSAYYRLAEDRRYYEDTTGTGNSLLMRHPHVLQLIMDSLRYWVTEMHVDGFRFDLAATLARQFHEVDRLSSFFDLVQQDPVVSQAKLIAEPWDVGEGGYQVGNFPPLWTEWNGQYRDTVRDLWRGENAALAEFGSRLTGSSDLYQDDGRRPIASINFVTCHDGFTLRDLVSYNEKHNDANHEDNRDGESFNRSWNCGAEGDTDDPGVLALRGRQQRNFIATLMLSQGVPMLSHGDEFGRTQSGNNNAYCQDSDISWVHWPEAAMGPSRMPTSPEEEEPQTEEDASAQLLEFTRHMVWLRRDHPVFRRRRFFHGRPVSGTHDDLTDIAWFTPGGEEMTGQDWSASYAKSLTVFLNGYAISEPDRRGGKITDDSFLLLFNAGDKGIDFTVPINHGREWQVVVDTALPWVIAPGTGQKVRAGDGLHLADRSMMVLQRPA, encoded by the coding sequence ATGCAGGTCTGGCCGGGACATCCGTACCCCCTGGGTGCCACCTACGACGGCGCCGGAACCAACTTCGCCGTGTTCTCCGAGGTCGCCGAACGGGTGGAGTTGTGCCTGCTGGGGGACGACGGCTCGGAGACCTCGGTCGAACTGCGGGAGACCGACGCCTTCGTCCGGCACGCCTACCTCCCCGGCGTCCAGCCGGGGCAGCGCTACGGCTTCCGGGTGCACGGGCCCTACGAACCGCGCAACGGCGACCGCTGCAACGGCTCCAAGCTGCTGCTGGACCCCTACGCCAAGGCGATGAGCGGCCGGGTCGACTGGGACGAGTCCGTCTACGGCTACCACTTCGGCTCGCCGGAGCAGCGCAACGACCTGGACTCGGCCCCGCACACCATGGCCTCGGTGGTGGTGAACCCCTTCTTCGACTGGGGCAACGACCGCCCGCCGCGCACCGACTACCACCGCACCGTCATCTACGAGGCCCACGTCAAGGGCCTGACCTACCTCCACCCCGGCATCCCCGAGGAGATCCGGGGGACCTACGCCGGAATAGCGCATCCGGCCGTGGTGGAGCACCTGGTGAAGCTGGGCGTGACCGCGATCGAACTGATGCCGGTGCACCAGTTCGTCCACGACCACCGGCTGGTGGAGCTGGGGCTGGCCAACTACTGGGGCTACAACACCATCGGCTTCTTCGCCCCGCACAACGCCTACTCCTCGCTGGGCGACCGCGGCCAGCAGGTGCAGGAGTTCAAGTCCATGGTGAAGGCCCTGCACGCGGCCGGCATCGAGGTCATCCTGGACGTGGTCTACAACCACACCGCCGAGGGCAACCACCTGGGCCCCACCCTGGCCTTCCGCGGCCTGGACAACTCCGCGTACTACCGGCTCGCCGAGGACCGCCGCTACTACGAGGACACCACCGGCACCGGCAACAGCCTGCTGATGCGGCATCCGCACGTGCTCCAGCTGATCATGGACTCGCTGCGCTACTGGGTCACCGAGATGCACGTCGACGGCTTCCGCTTCGACCTCGCGGCGACCCTGGCCCGCCAGTTCCACGAGGTGGACCGGCTCTCCTCGTTCTTCGACCTGGTCCAGCAGGACCCGGTGGTCTCCCAGGCCAAGCTGATCGCCGAGCCCTGGGACGTGGGCGAGGGCGGCTACCAGGTGGGCAACTTCCCACCGCTGTGGACCGAGTGGAACGGCCAGTACCGGGACACCGTCCGCGACCTGTGGCGCGGCGAGAACGCGGCGCTGGCCGAGTTCGGTTCCCGGCTGACCGGCTCCTCCGACCTCTACCAGGACGACGGCCGCCGGCCCATCGCCTCCATCAACTTCGTCACCTGCCACGACGGCTTCACCCTGCGCGACCTGGTCTCCTACAACGAGAAGCACAACGACGCCAACCACGAGGACAACCGGGACGGCGAGAGCTTCAACCGCTCCTGGAACTGCGGCGCCGAGGGCGACACCGACGACCCCGGCGTGCTCGCGCTGAGGGGCCGTCAGCAGCGCAACTTCATCGCCACCCTGATGCTCTCCCAGGGCGTCCCGATGCTCTCGCACGGCGACGAGTTCGGGCGCACCCAGAGCGGCAACAACAACGCCTACTGCCAGGACAGCGACATCTCCTGGGTGCACTGGCCCGAGGCCGCGATGGGCCCCAGCCGGATGCCGACCTCCCCCGAGGAGGAGGAACCGCAGACCGAGGAGGACGCCTCGGCCCAGCTGCTGGAGTTCACCCGGCACATGGTCTGGCTGCGCCGGGACCACCCGGTCTTCCGCCGCCGCCGCTTCTTCCACGGCCGCCCGGTCTCCGGCACCCACGACGACCTCACCGACATCGCCTGGTTCACCCCCGGCGGCGAGGAGATGACCGGCCAGGACTGGTCCGCCTCCTACGCCAAGTCGCTGACCGTGTTCCTCAACGGCTACGCCATCTCCGAACCGGACCGGCGCGGCGGCAAGATCACCGACGACTCCTTCCTGCTGCTGTTCAACGCCGGCGACAAGGGCATCGACTTCACCGTCCCGATCAACCACGGCCGGGAGTGGCAGGTCGTCGTCGACACCGCGCTGCCCTGGGTCATCGCCCCCGGCACCGGCCAGAAGGTCCGCGCCGGCGACGGCCTGCACCTGGCGGACCGGTCGATGATGGTGCTCCAGCGCCCGGCCTGA
- a CDS encoding exonuclease domain-containing protein, which yields MSWLHDTLVGFDLETTGTDPAESRIVTAALVEAKGGEVVRERDWLADPGVAIPDEAAAIHGISTDRAVAEGRPAAEVAEEVAAALCAYWRAGVPVVVFNASFDLSLLAAELRRHGLPSLEQRLGGRAPGPVLDPLAVDRAVDRYRKGSRTLQSACAVYGVELADAHRAGSDALAALHVALALGRKYPQEVGGLDPAELHTRQVGWYATWAAGLQEWLRKKDPQAVVSVEWPTRAAVG from the coding sequence ATGAGCTGGCTGCACGACACCCTGGTCGGATTCGACCTGGAGACCACCGGGACCGACCCCGCCGAGTCGCGGATCGTCACCGCCGCGCTGGTGGAGGCCAAGGGCGGCGAGGTGGTCCGCGAGCGGGACTGGCTCGCGGACCCCGGCGTCGCCATCCCGGACGAGGCCGCGGCGATCCACGGGATCTCCACCGACCGCGCCGTGGCCGAGGGCCGTCCCGCCGCGGAGGTCGCGGAGGAGGTCGCGGCCGCGCTGTGCGCGTACTGGCGGGCCGGGGTCCCGGTGGTGGTGTTCAACGCCTCCTTCGACCTCAGCCTGCTCGCCGCCGAGCTGCGCCGGCACGGACTGCCCTCGCTGGAGCAGCGGTTGGGCGGGCGGGCCCCCGGCCCGGTGCTGGACCCGCTGGCGGTGGACCGCGCCGTGGACCGCTACCGGAAGGGCTCGCGCACCCTGCAGAGCGCCTGCGCGGTGTACGGGGTGGAGCTCGCCGACGCGCACCGGGCCGGCAGCGACGCCCTCGCCGCGCTGCATGTCGCGCTGGCGCTGGGGCGGAAGTACCCGCAGGAGGTCGGCGGGCTCGACCCGGCGGAGCTGCACACCCGTCAGGTCGGCTGGTACGCGACCTGGGCGGCGGGTCTGCAGGAGTGGCTGCGGAAGAAGGACCCGCAGGCGGTGGTGAGCGTCGAGTGGCCGACGCGCGCGGCGGTCGGCTGA